The Henckelia pumila isolate YLH828 chromosome 2, ASM3356847v2, whole genome shotgun sequence genome includes a window with the following:
- the LOC140878292 gene encoding uncharacterized protein — MALPFLPPFPLDPTQSPINTPSSTAFPSQLRRLLPLPLRRNKSFMGACFSSQSSDQNPSANVVSVDGQLRQYSLPVTSSQVIGFESSSPESFFLCDSDSLCFDDFIPPLSGDLLLQSDQIYFVLSTKKLQYRLAASDMAALAVKASIALDKINSRRRGSKARISPVLVAEEHPHPQSNYQIQNKVSFDSPVRVVSRSGPTAKLQRFSSRRAKLAVRSFKIRLSTIYEGSVHDAV; from the coding sequence atGGCTCTTCCATTTCTTCCTCCTTTCCCTTTGGACCCTACACAGAGTCCCATAAATACCCCCTCCTCCACCGCCTTTCCCTCCCAACTCCGCCGCCTTCTTCCACTTCCTCTCCGCCGTAATAAATCGTTCATGGGTGCTTGTTTCTCCTCCCAATCCTCCGATCAAAACCCTTCCGCCAATGTCGTCTCCGTCGATGGCCAGTTGCGCCAGTATTCTCTTCCTGTCACATCTTCTCAGGTTATCGGATTCGAGTCTTCTTCCCCGGAATCCTTCTTCCTCTGCGACTCCGACTCCTTGTGCTTCGATGATTTCATCCCCCCTCTCTCCGGGGACCTCCTGCTCCAATCCGACCAGATCTACTTCGTCTTGTCCACGAAGAAGCTTCAGTATCGGCTGGCGGCCTCCGACATGGCGGCGTTGGCCGTGAAGGCTAGCATTGCGCTTGATAAGATCAACAGCCGCAGGCGGGGGAGCAAGGCCAGGATTTCTCCTGTCTTGGTGGCGGAGGAGCACCCGCACCCGCAGTCGAATTATCAGATCCAGAATAAGGTTTCCTTCGATTCTCCGGTGAGGGTAGTTTCCAGATCTGGTCCGACGGCGAAGCTGCAGAGATTCTCTTCCCGGCGAGCTAAATTGGCCGTTCGATCGTTCAAAATCAGGCTCTCCACCATTTACGAAGGATCTGTGCACGACGCCGTTTGA